The Candidatus Nomurabacteria bacterium DNA segment AGAATCTGGCGATTACTGCTGGACTGCCTCGACCGGCGATTTATGTGATTGATGACCCGGCGCCAAATGCTTTCGCTACCGGTAGGAATAAAGAGCATGCGGCCGTGGCAGTGACAACGGGCCTGCTTCAGATGATGACCAAAGTAGAACTGGAGGGCGTGCTGGCCCACGAATTATCTCATATCGGCAACCGCGATATTCTTATCTCAACGGTCGTTGTGGTGCTTGTTGGACTTGTGGCCATGATCTCCGATATCTTCTTGCGCTCAATGTTTTGGGGTGGGAATCGTCGTCGTGGTGATGACGATAGGGGGTCAGGGGTGTTTCTGTTTTTAGGGATTATTGCGGCAATTATCTCGCCGATTGTGGCGACGCTTATCCAGCTCGCCGTTTCTCGCCGTCGAGAATTTCTTGCCGATGCCTCTGGAGCGCTTCTCACCCGTTATCCTGAAGGCCTTGCTTCCGCTCTGGAAAAGATTGGGCATTATTCGTCACCGATGAAGAGGGTTAGCACGGCAACCTCACATCTTTTCATTTCCTCTCCGCTTGGAGGTAAATCTGGTGGCCTATCAAAACTTTTTCTCACTCATCCATCGATTGAGGAAAGGGTCAAGATGTTGCGAGAAATGGCCTAATTTCGTATCCTAGGGTAACGGGAGGGTTCGCATAGCGGTCTAGTGCGCACGCTTGGAAAGCGTGTGTGGGGCAACCCACCGAGAGTTCGAATCTCTCACCCTCCGCCCACAGTATTTAGTATCGGCAGACGCGAGTGCCCGCAATATAGTTAGATACTTACCTGGGTTGACATTTGCGATACAAACTCTAGGATTAGCTCCGGCTGCACTTTTACAGAAAGGAGTGAAAATCATGTCTAGGCCCGTGGTAGTAACATTGCCAATTACACCCCGCCATACTCCCGGACTCGGCCTGATGCTGATACCGCTGGTAATGGACATTATCAGACAGCAGATGGACGGCACCGGCGTGTTGGCCCTAAACGTCAATGGCTCAAAACTTGGAAGCGTTAATGTTGAGCCACACGTACTCGGATATCTCAAGGTCTGCCAGCAGGTTGGTATCGTACCGAACGTTGTTTGGCGCGACGATCAGCAGGAAAACGTTTATTGGATCAACCAATTCTTCAAGCAACTTACCGACGCCGGACTAATCTTCCGGGCCAAAAGGGCAGTT contains these protein-coding regions:
- a CDS encoding M48 family metallopeptidase, with the translated sequence MLGFFLFLIVLGWVFSQAYDNPLILYVFAMFSISLNLVSYWYSDKIALALARARPASREEFFDLFTAVENLAITAGLPRPAIYVIDDPAPNAFATGRNKEHAAVAVTTGLLQMMTKVELEGVLAHELSHIGNRDILISTVVVVLVGLVAMISDIFLRSMFWGGNRRRGDDDRGSGVFLFLGIIAAIISPIVATLIQLAVSRRREFLADASGALLTRYPEGLASALEKIGHYSSPMKRVSTATSHLFISSPLGGKSGGLSKLFLTHPSIEERVKMLREMA